tggcgctctttttatatagaattggtatctccgattccaaaaaaaaatctttaaaagttcaatataaacttttttcaagttacagtagggtctagatatacatataaaaacattaataaaaaattaaaaaaatacgttttcatgtctttctgaaactaaatttttaaaaagatctgtatttactatatttcaagttacagtagggtctagatatataaaaatcaataataaataaagaaatatttctaaaaattccattccgtaaaaatttaaaaaaaagtatttcggcgggtgctggcgactacaattttttaacaaagacattccccataagattatttaaatgatgtatatagtcattggacgggcttcgacggtcttttttttggcaagctatataacattcttagaaaaaaatatagcagTATATTTGAggcccaagtttaaaggactataacatgaaaatggagaggcccataaatataagatatacacttaataaaagcctatatcaatgtttatctatgttttgtagtatgaatttctaaatggtaaaaccattgagatatatctaatttagtaaagcattaaaatattaaaaaaaataacgaaaatatgattcgaaatttgttgaacttctggcgcttctgtcgaaaaaacgaaatgtccaatcgaaaaacacatttgtattggaggagagcagattgtcagcttccgaaaaaacttagtttttttaaaattctgaagataccgattttcataattttgtccacctagattttgatttggaaccacagtgtgtTGGGTTGAATTCGTATAAAGTTCCAGATTAcaatgcggtaaagaacttagaagcaaaagaacgatcgaaaaaatgttggtaaaattttattacaaaatacacCTTGCGTGATGggtgatgaaacttatgtactggcagacttttcacaaaTTCCGGGtctagataaacaaaattgcacAAGAAGCTTCTTGTGTGGtaagccatttgcagttgtgtCAAAAGAAGCCTATCATTTGTGACAGAGcgataaacatagaaatatatattactaCAAAAACGGATCTTACCTTTCTTAAAACATCACAGAGTGCCTTTATGTATCTGGCTAGATTTGTCATCATGCCACTATAGAAAAATGGACCTTGAGtagtattcaaacaataattttataCCACTGGAGGCAAATCCACCCAAGTGTCCAGAACTTCGACCTGTCGaaaggtattgggctcttgtaaaaaaaaatgaattaaagaacacaggaaaggtatccCAGGACATGTCCGATTTAAAGCGTAAGTGGACCACCTTGTCTAAAAAGTTAAAGGAAGCaacaataaaatctttaatgggaaGATTTCCGGAAGAAGtggatatatttataaataccgagtaatattttaatgtttaatgaatttgtacaatatttgaataaatttacgtattttggAGAATTCTTATATTGAACTGTTGAAgttttatttaagttattacaagtataatttctttaaatgtattgcaAGTAATATCATGGAAACATTATTCCCGTAATAAAAGGAAAAACTCTattgaaaatggtaagaatcggTCTATGATTTCTCTCAGTACCCATAAAAATTTCATCACGGAATATGGCTCTATGGTACATAAATGCTTATATAATGGCAGTATCCctacaaaacagaaaatatAAGGTCTATGTAAAGAGAAATCAGAACACAAAATTTGGTTTGCCATATTTGTCCTTTTTCTAAAACCACTTAAATGAGTTTAAATATCTTACAAATATCATTATCATGTTAAAGCTCGACACAAATAATACTAACAATGGCAGtaccgatttttataaagaTCAGCCCATTATTTGAAGAAGCTCCcgttatatatatgtatataaaacacaaaaaatttttctacctatgtccgttatagactctgaaaccatccaaccgattagctccaaaccGGTTTCATTGGAAAGAATTTTCTGAAGATGGTTTTAGATACCTAAAATAGTACTTATGTCAATTCTTAAAaccgattttcgaattttccaacacaaaattttttctcaaattttaacttttgaaaatttttatgttttgaaattagggatttttggaaattcgaattttaagggGGTAAAAATAGGGAAAATCGGGTAAAATCGACATCTCTGTATCTCCGGAACTAATAAAGCTTGCACTAAAGGTCGAAGTTAatctaaatttatgcaaaaaataagtggacaagtgtgtggtactttttgatGTTTGTACTTTTAAGGGGATAAAACGGGCGAAACCCTAGTTTTAGTACCTAGTTTTAGTACTACCGCTCAGAAAGCGCTCATTGcggcatttttctttaaaaaagttttgaaaatgttaattttggtattttgtatgtatgaaaaactatttttaattggaatttattttcgaaatttaatttttggaatatattggAAATATTTCTGCTTAAAGCCAAAACACGAAATGTCAAATAAAGTGTACAACATCTatacgttatccgattttgttaaaactttttagCTGAAGAAGAGGCACCGAATTGCTAGGAATTTCAAAAAGACCCTCCTcgtaaattttccataaaacttATCCttgaaattaaatcaaaatatgaaGGAAAAATGGCATGACATTTGTCAATGCAAATACATAATATTAACTAGTGATTCATAACattaatagaatttttaatCATTATGTTGGCTATTTCCAGtccttaaacatattatttacTAAGCGAAAAAAATGGCTCCCTATGAGTGACAAAAAGGAAGATATAAAACGTTTAAGGAAGATTAAATGACCataagattttatatttttattgttttatacatagtaataataactataacaacagcaataacaacgaCTAACAATTacagttacaaaaaaaaattaaaaaaaacaaccaatTGAAAGTTGTTAATGTAACATGAACTTGTTGCAACAAAATTATGAGCAATTACAACAACAACGTCAggcaaaataaaaaccaattttttagcGAAAGCATTTTTTCGTCTTCTTCTGCTGCTGCTGTGCTTAAGCTTAAGAGAGAAGAGCATTTCAAACGGGTtttattttggcaaaatttaatacataaatggaaaaagttttttttgtttttgtagttttttttacttcttGTTGTTGTAATTTGGGAGCACACAGAAGAGGCAAGAAGAGTTTCTAAGTTAAGcaaaacaaaagacttaagaCATAAAATTGCTCTACTACAACTACTGTTTATTCGACGGACGGACGTACGTATGAACAAACGAACGAATGAACGATATGTTTGTTTGACTAACTTGAATGATTGTTTACTACGTTGTAACATGACTTaagttggctggctggctgggcTGTTTGTTTGAAAATGAATGAATACATGaatgaaaaagaagaaaatgtTGTTGAGCAAGTCTTTTTTGTATTTGCTgcatattattattgttgttgatgttgccgCTGTTGctgtgtgtgttttgttttaacCAGCTTCAGCAGCACTTATGAACCATAGAGAAGACAACGTATGGCTTTAGTATtttctgctgctgctgctactgctgctTATGTTGTCTTAggcttttgtatataaattgttaagaCCATGGGGAAATTGTATCATTTCATCCTTACTCGTTCAAACGTTAACACAAGCGTTTCGGCCaaatctatacaaaaatattaaattaaccaaaaaaCAATAACGAACGGTGGTGTTTTATCGTAATATTTACGGTTTAAACTCAACtcaacaagaaaaatataaataaaaacgaaaaaaaatatatattacaaaaatatatttaaaatacaaagtgCAGTGTGTTGTTATTAAAACAAGgactttaatgaaaatttaaagaacttaaaataaacataaaagaaaataccaaaaaactaaataaatttatatttaacaaaagattaaaacaaacaaaaaacaaagcaaaatggCTCACAAATTTGTTGCAATCAGTGTTGTGTGTTTAGTTTCACTAGCTGCTGCCTTACCTGCTGAAGAAACACGCGGTCATGCCCGCAATGCCGTGGGATCCGACAATGATATTATGGATAGTATATACAGCGATTGTCTGCGCAAGGATTCCGTGTCCTGTGTGAAATATAAGCTCTTCAATTTTGTGGATAAAGTGTTGGGAGCACGCGATCAATTTGCTCTGACCGAAGGTGTTACCGTAGTGCGTTCGCCCGATGCTCCTGTGCAAGAGGCTGCCCGTGCCATTTCAGGCGATGAGTCTTTCGAATCTTTGGCCATGAATCGTATTGCTGGTTTCTTGAACTCTCACACCATTAAGGTTGAATTGAAGGGTGCTGATATTGTGCAAGCTGTCAGCTCTACCGGCCGTGCTTTGGAAGATGTCTCCGAGTCTTTGTTCGGTAACGATGACCCCAATGCCCCTGAAGAAAGCCGTGGCAAAAAGAAGAAGGCCGCCAAAATCTTGGGCCCCATCATTGCTTTGATTGCGTTGAAGGCTGCCGCTCTCTTGCCATTGCTTTTGGGTGCTATTGCTTTGATTGCCGGCAAGGCTTTGTTGATCGGTAAAATCGCTTTGGTACTTTCTGCCGTCATTGGTTTGAAGAAATTGTTGTCTCAAGAGAAACACGTCACCTATGAAGTTGTTGCCCATCCCCATCACAGTGCCAGTCACTCAGTCAGCCATGATTCCTATGGCAGTGGCTACAGCGCTGATGTCGGTTCATCAGGATCATACGGCAGTTCTGGTCATGGTGGTTGGGGCCGTTCCTTGGATGCTCAAGATTTGGCCTACACTGCCCAAAAGCCCAAGGCTTAAATACAAATATCCTCAAGCTACTACTACAACAACTACTACTAACTTTAAATCTTTTACTTTAACTAGTACTACTACGAGCCGAACATTACTTTACAACCCAACGACTGTTAAAAtagttaaaacatttttgatttctAACACTTTACGCCAACACAAACAACGACTTTTAATGACCTGGGGTTAAGGAAACTTTAACCAAGTAACCGAATCCATTGCAAAAGGGtttaatttattgataaaaCCTAAAGAGCTTAAAGTTTTGCTTGTAACGAAACTTTTGGAGTCTTTATGTCAACTCTGTGCAAATAGATTCCGTGAAATATGGTTATGTTTCTGTCATTAACCCAAAAACGAgactttttcttttattaagtttaaaataacaaaaaaaaaacacaatttaacttatttttgttaattaatttatttaatttatttttaataatttatttaatttattttttttaatttttttgtttttgcattatcatttttttataattttaaaactaatgaGATCTAAGGATCTCCAAAAagcacaaaaaaatatataacaataaCGAGCAACAAACCGaaagttgtaaaaaaacaaacaaaaaaatcaaaccaTTTAATACAGATAAAAGTGTGTGCATTTGTGAATACATACAAGACAATACAATACatagtatacatacatacatatataatatttatataacagtttttatgtattatataatattatatattaagTAATATATAAAAGCTAAAGAAGAAACACAGTAATGGCTCATTGCAGTTCAGCAGGAGCCTCCAGCAACAAAAAGCAAGAAGTCGATTGATATCTAATAAATAGTAATTGCACCAGATTTAAAACGCAAAAAAATACTCAACATAACAAAGAGAAATCTATTTTCTCTCTACTTAgtctattttaaaatctataactttctctttttcttttctttccacaaacagaaaaaaactttCTCTTTCACTTTAAGTCGTTTCTCAAAATCCTGTTTACTGCTAACTAAACTAAACTATACTCTTAACTATTTTGTTTAAACTCTTCTTGCTTTTCCtaacttttatttcaaatttcatttttttcatcTCTTCTAATTTACTCTTTTATTTCTTTACGCTCTTTGTTTCCTTTCTAGTCTCTTATTCATTACAAATTTCTTTTCACACTACTTTCATTGTATCCTACAGTACAAATCTgtataatttatatgaaatctttttctattattttttttttgtttaattctagTCTTAATTATAACAATATTGTTCTTTTTACAAACTTCCATAGCTTTATTACGTAACTGCTATTTCAACTCATTTCTATCTCACTTGCTAAACTGTCTTATCCATCTTAAACGCTCTCTATCTTTCTGTGACTACAGTTTTTCATTTTCAGTTTTACACAAATTCTATCATTCTCGCTTACTgtcttttcaacatttttctattttttacctTTCATTTCTCATTCCTCATCtcttatttagttttgtttttaggCAACAAAACGCCATAACTTGCCATAGTTTTTTCATCgtctaaaaaaactaaactctcTTACTCGAACTCTCACTCTCTATCACTATTAttcatttaaaagcttttttagctaatcttt
The nucleotide sequence above comes from Calliphora vicina chromosome 1, idCalVici1.1, whole genome shotgun sequence. Encoded proteins:
- the Osi7 gene encoding uncharacterized protein Osi7, with product MAHKFVAISVVCLVSLAAALPAEETRGHARNAVGSDNDIMDSIYSDCLRKDSVSCVKYKLFNFVDKVLGARDQFALTEGVTVVRSPDAPVQEAARAISGDESFESLAMNRIAGFLNSHTIKVELKGADIVQAVSSTGRALEDVSESLFGNDDPNAPEESRGKKKKAAKILGPIIALIALKAAALLPLLLGAIALIAGKALLIGKIALVLSAVIGLKKLLSQEKHVTYEVVAHPHHSASHSVSHDSYGSGYSADVGSSGSYGSSGHGGWGRSLDAQDLAYTAQKPKA